A single Sutterella megalosphaeroides DNA region contains:
- the serB gene encoding phosphoserine phosphatase SerB yields the protein MTSHETQATSALRKDDRIDILLGGTDPAELESFAREFPADLILRRPDFIRLANVPAESLTEELRNRAIENQIDLIALTPGLSLKDFRVACFDMDSTLIQNECIDDMAAIVGRGKEVAEMTRLAMEGHLPFAENLRRRVHCLEGADGSIFEKTIAGLKPTPFAAEWIAMLTANGIRTYILTGGFAEIARVVAERYGMTGFVSNRLGLNADGSLSGEVTGPAGGKILDADGKRRAVEVLAEVANAPLSAVICGGDGANDLEMIGVAGFGFAYHGKPVVAAAARHAVRFGDFRTVAHCFVEAWPELSECACAAPSAN from the coding sequence ATGACCTCCCACGAAACCCAAGCAACCAGCGCCCTCCGAAAGGACGACCGCATCGACATCCTCCTCGGCGGGACCGATCCCGCGGAGCTCGAAAGTTTCGCCCGCGAGTTCCCGGCCGACCTCATCCTTCGTCGCCCGGACTTCATTCGCCTCGCGAACGTCCCAGCGGAAAGCCTTACGGAAGAGCTTCGCAACCGTGCGATCGAGAATCAAATCGACCTTATTGCGCTCACGCCCGGTCTTTCGCTCAAGGACTTCCGCGTCGCGTGCTTCGATATGGACAGCACGCTCATTCAAAACGAGTGCATCGACGACATGGCCGCGATCGTCGGTCGCGGCAAGGAAGTTGCCGAAATGACGCGCCTTGCGATGGAAGGGCATCTGCCCTTTGCCGAAAACCTCCGCCGACGCGTTCATTGTCTCGAAGGCGCCGACGGGTCGATTTTCGAAAAGACGATCGCGGGCTTGAAGCCCACGCCCTTTGCGGCCGAATGGATCGCCATGCTCACCGCAAACGGCATTCGCACCTACATCCTCACCGGGGGCTTTGCGGAAATCGCCCGCGTCGTGGCGGAGCGCTACGGCATGACGGGGTTCGTCTCGAACCGGCTCGGCCTCAACGCCGACGGGTCGCTTTCGGGCGAGGTGACGGGCCCTGCGGGCGGGAAGATTCTCGACGCCGACGGGAAGCGCCGCGCCGTCGAAGTGCTCGCGGAAGTCGCGAACGCGCCGCTTTCCGCCGTCATCTGCGGCGGGGACGGCGCGAACGACCTGGAGATGATCGGGGTTGCGGGCTTCGGCTTTGCCTACCACGGGAAACCCGTCGTTGCGGCCGCGGCCCGACATGCGGTGCGCTTCGGCGACTTCCGCACGGTGGCGCACTGCTTCGTCGAAGCCTGGCCCGAACTCTCCGAATGCGCCTGCGCCGCGCCTTCCGCAAACTGA
- a CDS encoding YdcA family protein, whose protein sequence is MSPFKFVCCAFALASAFALLAPDTMVSAVAPFSPVSNASAANLPCSGKMGGIERCVEGRFLCRNGQFSRSKKVCDASVVGQNGNAARSFAGSNAANPAVANRLNGSTGMKGSTGTRPFRLNQPCSGKMGGIERCVEGRFLCRNGEFSRSKKVCDPSHL, encoded by the coding sequence ATGTCCCCCTTCAAGTTCGTTTGCTGCGCGTTCGCCCTCGCTTCGGCGTTCGCTCTCCTTGCGCCCGACACGATGGTGTCGGCCGTTGCACCCTTCTCACCCGTCTCGAACGCCTCGGCCGCCAACCTGCCGTGCTCGGGGAAAATGGGCGGCATCGAACGGTGCGTCGAAGGGCGGTTTCTCTGCCGCAACGGCCAATTCTCCCGAAGCAAGAAGGTGTGCGATGCGTCCGTGGTCGGACAGAACGGGAATGCCGCGAGGAGCTTTGCCGGTTCGAATGCAGCGAACCCTGCCGTAGCGAATCGTTTGAACGGCTCGACCGGCATGAAGGGCTCGACCGGCACGCGACCCTTCCGCCTCAATCAACCGTGCTCCGGGAAAATGGGCGGGATCGAGCGGTGCGTCGAAGGACGGTTCCTTTGCCGCAACGGCGAATTCTCCCGCAGCAAAAAGGTCTGCGACCCGTCGCACCTCTGA
- a CDS encoding MalY/PatB family protein — protein MFDFTTEIDRSGTYSLKWNVAEGELPAWVADMDFRTAPVIVEAATRAAARGLYGYTIVPDEFGRAVASWYARRYGWHFAPECVRFATGVMPAVHSLVRTLTNPGDKVVVLTPVYHCFFQAIEENGRTASTVPLIEEEEGSVRIDFEALEAALRDPAVRLMILCNPHNPTGTLWSEEDLRRIGELTSKAGVPVLSDEIHGDLVDPGTRYVPYQKAIDNEARRLSLTCVSPSKTFNIPMLGVSAVIIPDERLRARAAAGLHRDQVCNPGALVIEPALAAYNAGEPWLEELLVVLEANKRRTVQFIAEELPKVKCRHPLATYLLWLDISAYGVPSSKAVEVIRRTTGLIVSPGSQFRPDMGEWLRLNVATQATRLDDALGRLKRGLEALEKEKGC, from the coding sequence ATGTTCGACTTTACGACCGAAATCGACCGTTCGGGCACCTATTCGCTCAAGTGGAACGTGGCCGAAGGGGAGCTCCCCGCTTGGGTCGCGGACATGGACTTTCGAACGGCGCCCGTCATCGTTGAGGCCGCAACGCGTGCGGCCGCGCGCGGGCTCTACGGCTACACGATCGTGCCGGACGAATTCGGCCGGGCCGTCGCCTCCTGGTACGCCCGCCGTTACGGCTGGCACTTCGCACCCGAGTGCGTGCGCTTTGCCACGGGTGTGATGCCCGCCGTCCATTCGCTCGTACGAACGCTCACGAACCCGGGCGACAAGGTGGTGGTGCTTACGCCCGTCTATCACTGCTTCTTCCAGGCGATCGAAGAAAACGGCCGCACCGCCTCGACCGTTCCTTTGATCGAAGAGGAAGAGGGTTCCGTTCGGATCGATTTCGAGGCGCTCGAAGCGGCGCTTCGCGACCCCGCCGTTCGTCTCATGATCCTTTGCAACCCGCACAACCCCACGGGCACGCTCTGGTCGGAAGAGGACCTCCGCCGCATCGGCGAATTGACGAGCAAGGCGGGCGTTCCCGTTCTGTCGGACGAAATTCACGGCGACCTCGTCGACCCGGGAACCCGTTACGTCCCCTACCAGAAGGCAATCGACAACGAAGCGCGTCGCTTGAGTCTCACGTGCGTTTCGCCCTCGAAGACCTTCAACATTCCGATGCTCGGCGTTTCCGCCGTCATCATCCCCGACGAGCGGCTGCGCGCCCGCGCCGCCGCGGGTCTGCACCGCGATCAGGTCTGCAACCCCGGGGCGCTCGTGATCGAACCCGCTCTTGCCGCCTACAACGCGGGCGAACCCTGGCTCGAAGAGCTGCTCGTCGTTTTGGAAGCGAACAAGCGCCGTACGGTGCAATTCATCGCCGAGGAACTTCCGAAGGTGAAGTGCCGCCATCCGCTTGCCACTTACCTTCTCTGGCTCGACATTTCCGCCTACGGCGTCCCGTCGAGCAAGGCGGTCGAGGTCATCCGTCGCACGACGGGGCTCATCGTCTCGCCCGGGAGCCAGTTCCGTCCCGACATGGGCGAATGGTTGCGCCTCAATGTCGCAACGCAGGCGACGCGCTTGGACGATGCGCTCGGACGCTTGAAGCGAGGGCTTGAGGCGCTTGAGAAGGAAAAGGGTTGCTGA
- a CDS encoding RNA methyltransferase — MNTPELARRVRFVLCEPSHPGNIGSAARAVKTMGFRDLRVVAPREADYRTHEEAVAYATSSIDVLEASRSHATLAEALEGVTFAWALTGYDREFGPPMSPLREATVKTDAWLKNYDGDVAFVFGTERSGLTNEEVMLCQGSAAIAADPESPSLNLAQAVQLTAYEMHMALLAGEGHEGGLYDWQSRFGHEAPATNEAVEGFFAHWEKAMIACGVHDPEHPKFLMPITRRLFGRSGLTQTEIDLLRGICAAIIRPKKDRAGSKKP; from the coding sequence GTGAATACGCCGGAACTCGCCCGTCGCGTTCGGTTCGTGCTTTGCGAACCGAGTCATCCGGGCAACATCGGATCCGCCGCCCGTGCCGTCAAAACGATGGGTTTTCGCGATCTGCGCGTCGTCGCCCCCCGCGAGGCCGACTACCGCACGCACGAAGAAGCGGTTGCGTACGCCACGAGTTCGATCGACGTGCTCGAAGCCTCGCGCTCGCACGCGACGCTCGCCGAAGCGCTCGAAGGCGTCACTTTCGCCTGGGCCCTGACGGGATACGACCGCGAATTCGGGCCGCCCATGTCCCCCTTGCGCGAAGCGACCGTCAAAACGGATGCGTGGTTGAAGAACTACGACGGGGACGTGGCGTTCGTTTTCGGCACGGAACGAAGCGGCCTCACGAACGAAGAGGTGATGCTCTGCCAAGGCTCCGCCGCAATTGCCGCCGACCCCGAAAGCCCGAGCTTGAATCTCGCCCAGGCCGTGCAGCTCACCGCCTACGAAATGCACATGGCGCTTCTTGCGGGCGAAGGGCACGAAGGGGGGCTTTACGACTGGCAGTCGCGTTTCGGCCACGAAGCGCCCGCCACGAACGAAGCCGTCGAAGGCTTTTTCGCGCACTGGGAAAAGGCCATGATCGCCTGCGGCGTGCACGACCCCGAACACCCGAAATTCCTCATGCCGATCACGCGGCGCCTCTTCGGCCGTTCGGGCCTCACCCAAACCGAAATCGACCTTCTGCGCGGGATCTGCGCGGCGATCATCCGCCCGAAGAAAGACCGCGCGGGCTCGAAAAAGCCCTGA
- a CDS encoding alkaline phosphatase family protein produces the protein MTNSDNALKTAAPAHPRFLIVGFDGLRPDAVTAEEMPALTSFLSESHVWTNYRADFPTETYVNHPGIFSGFRPTDHGVIANTYFRRGMKSEEAVFRGSSVESVLAHERFEGGCGVVAVPSIGDRLGERGMTMRVYCANSVGSTRLQHVHADRYATHVVACVHQLEATEPANARETLVDAFGNGVPLEFPDFKGSALTVELFFKEELRGGGAENLGDVTVLWIGEPDHSSHEFGLWDDRTRAARRHADDEFARVLAWWRETGRDAGVQLVVLSDHGHGVVRRHISMTEILEKAGFKVATGRDVARGLDPKTVDAVLVGTYTSGLWLTDPTVENLLRARDALMASPDIGMLFSQPDEARPDAVEGRVPGTFSEALVFTDNDRSPDLRIVPRGNPATGDLVMGRELALGTGNHGGLLPQELSCVCAIAGSRFPGKGRHTEPAGHADAAVTIMDQLGLLDDEALLPLPTGRLLVEAMEGSSTCSKGTLPLVPAVERLELTCGSFTQVLERINHAGRTYLTAGYRTSDDGWCAETGLPEDVSEK, from the coding sequence ATGACGAATTCCGACAACGCTTTGAAGACCGCCGCTCCCGCGCATCCGCGCTTTCTGATCGTGGGCTTCGACGGCCTCAGGCCCGACGCCGTGACGGCCGAAGAAATGCCCGCTTTGACGAGCTTTCTTTCGGAGTCCCACGTGTGGACGAACTACCGCGCGGACTTTCCGACCGAAACCTACGTGAACCACCCGGGGATCTTCTCGGGCTTTCGCCCGACGGACCACGGCGTCATTGCCAACACCTATTTCCGCCGCGGCATGAAGTCCGAAGAGGCGGTCTTTCGCGGCTCGAGCGTCGAGTCGGTGCTCGCGCACGAACGCTTTGAGGGCGGCTGCGGCGTCGTCGCCGTTCCCTCGATCGGGGACCGTTTGGGCGAACGCGGCATGACGATGCGGGTTTACTGCGCGAATTCCGTCGGAAGCACGCGCCTGCAGCACGTGCATGCGGACCGCTACGCGACGCACGTCGTTGCGTGCGTCCATCAGCTCGAAGCAACCGAACCCGCGAACGCCCGCGAAACGCTCGTCGACGCGTTCGGAAACGGCGTTCCGCTCGAATTCCCCGACTTCAAGGGGTCGGCCCTCACGGTCGAGCTCTTTTTCAAGGAAGAGTTGCGCGGGGGCGGCGCCGAAAACCTCGGCGACGTCACGGTCCTCTGGATCGGCGAACCCGACCATTCCTCGCACGAATTCGGCCTCTGGGACGACCGCACGCGCGCGGCGCGTCGTCATGCGGACGACGAGTTCGCGCGGGTGCTCGCCTGGTGGCGCGAAACGGGGCGCGACGCGGGCGTGCAGCTCGTCGTGCTTTCCGACCACGGTCACGGCGTCGTGCGCCGTCACATCTCCATGACGGAAATCCTCGAAAAGGCGGGCTTCAAGGTCGCTACGGGCCGTGATGTCGCCCGCGGGCTCGACCCGAAGACGGTCGACGCGGTCTTGGTGGGTACGTACACGTCGGGGCTCTGGCTGACGGATCCCACCGTCGAAAACCTGCTACGCGCCCGCGACGCCCTGATGGCTTCGCCCGACATCGGGATGCTCTTTTCGCAACCCGACGAAGCGCGTCCCGACGCCGTCGAAGGGCGCGTGCCGGGGACCTTCTCCGAAGCGCTCGTCTTTACCGACAACGACCGTTCCCCCGACCTTCGCATCGTACCGCGCGGCAACCCCGCGACGGGCGACCTCGTCATGGGGCGCGAACTCGCACTCGGGACGGGGAACCACGGGGGGCTCCTGCCTCAGGAATTGAGCTGCGTCTGTGCGATCGCGGGCTCGCGCTTCCCCGGGAAGGGCCGTCACACGGAACCTGCGGGGCACGCGGATGCGGCCGTGACGATCATGGATCAGTTGGGGCTCTTGGACGACGAGGCGCTCCTGCCCCTTCCGACCGGGCGCCTGCTTGTCGAAGCGATGGAGGGCAGCTCAACCTGCTCCAAGGGGACGCTTCCCCTCGTGCCCGCCGTCGAACGGTTGGAGCTCACCTGCGGCTCCTTCACGCAGGTCTTGGAGCGCATCAACCACGCGGGGCGCACCTACCTCACGGCGGGCTACCGCACGAGCGACGACGGGTGGTGCGCCGAAACGGGCCTTCCCGAAGACGTGAGTGAAAAGTAA
- a CDS encoding ABC transporter permease, with protein MFALIFRIVLRAAFTLFLLTACVFFALHLTGDPARIMLGNSADAVALEAFREQWGLNRPLWEQFLVYLQKFVMLDMGTSYMTGLPVKEVFLSAFGPTMSLMIPTAIVTLLFGIPTGVLAALKRGTRTDRAMMVLSVFGYAVPNFFMGVLLLLVFSIWLGWLPSYGNGSVWHYIMPIVTMATSEAAIFSRYARSAMIDAMRLPCVRAARMRGLPESRVIWLHALPNAMLSILTILGFFIGTLVAGAVITENVFSWPGVGKLLVQSVANRDIPVVQMIVLVTGASLVTANLCMDLLALVVNPRLRKGDN; from the coding sequence ATGTTTGCTCTGATTTTCCGTATCGTTCTGCGCGCCGCGTTCACGCTCTTTTTGCTCACGGCCTGCGTCTTCTTCGCTCTGCACCTCACGGGCGACCCCGCCCGCATCATGCTCGGGAATTCCGCCGACGCGGTGGCGCTCGAAGCCTTCCGCGAGCAGTGGGGGCTCAACCGCCCGCTCTGGGAGCAGTTCCTCGTCTACTTGCAGAAGTTCGTCATGCTCGACATGGGGACGAGCTACATGACGGGTTTGCCCGTGAAGGAAGTCTTCCTTTCGGCCTTCGGTCCCACGATGAGCCTCATGATTCCCACTGCGATCGTGACGCTTCTTTTCGGGATTCCGACCGGGGTGCTCGCCGCTTTGAAGCGCGGCACCCGCACGGACCGCGCCATGATGGTGCTTTCGGTCTTCGGCTACGCCGTGCCGAACTTCTTCATGGGCGTCCTGCTTCTTCTTGTCTTTTCGATTTGGCTCGGGTGGCTTCCCTCCTACGGGAACGGCTCCGTCTGGCACTACATCATGCCGATCGTGACGATGGCGACCTCGGAAGCGGCGATTTTCTCCCGCTACGCCCGAAGCGCCATGATCGACGCGATGCGCCTTCCCTGCGTGCGTGCCGCGCGCATGCGAGGGCTTCCCGAGTCGCGCGTCATTTGGCTCCACGCCCTTCCGAACGCCATGCTCTCGATCCTCACGATTCTGGGCTTTTTCATAGGCACCCTCGTCGCGGGCGCCGTCATTACGGAAAACGTCTTCTCGTGGCCGGGCGTCGGGAAGCTCCTCGTGCAGTCGGTCGCGAACCGCGACATTCCGGTCGTGCAGATGATCGTGCTCGTGACGGGCGCCTCGCTTGTGACCGCCAACCTCTGCATGGACCTTCTCGCCCTCGTCGTCAACCCTCGTCTTCGCAAAGGCGACAACTGA
- a CDS encoding ABC transporter permease: protein MNTRISAAGRSGLVTASALLLLVFFLAGVLAPWIAPYDIEAMDLTGRLLMPFESSAHWLGTDELGRDVLSRLLHSIRLSFLLAVAGTVLGAVIGTTLGFIAARFGGLADDAVNAGVDFTASLPFIILALTIIAFLGTDVTVIIVIMAVYGWDRYARLTRNLARSAYTEGYASALEGLGIPTMRIAFRHILPNIASALVVNMTLNFPGMILLETSLSFLGVGVQPPMSSLGTMLGFGRDYLTTAWWIAVVPGVVIVLSTLSMSILGDYVQQKLEPASR, encoded by the coding sequence ATGAACACACGTATTTCGGCAGCGGGTCGAAGCGGCCTCGTCACGGCGAGCGCGCTCCTTCTTCTCGTCTTTTTCCTGGCGGGGGTGCTCGCCCCCTGGATCGCTCCCTACGACATCGAAGCGATGGACCTGACGGGGCGCCTTCTGATGCCCTTCGAATCGAGCGCGCACTGGCTCGGCACGGACGAACTCGGTCGCGACGTACTCTCGCGCCTCCTCCATTCGATTCGCCTTTCCTTCCTCCTTGCGGTGGCGGGGACGGTGCTCGGCGCCGTGATCGGCACGACCTTGGGCTTCATCGCGGCGCGCTTCGGCGGGCTTGCGGACGATGCGGTGAACGCGGGGGTCGACTTCACGGCGTCGCTTCCCTTCATCATCCTCGCGCTCACGATCATCGCCTTCCTCGGGACGGACGTCACCGTGATCATCGTCATCATGGCGGTCTACGGGTGGGACAGGTACGCACGCTTGACGCGCAACCTCGCGCGCTCGGCCTACACCGAGGGCTACGCTTCGGCCCTTGAAGGGCTCGGGATCCCGACGATGCGGATTGCCTTCCGCCACATCCTTCCCAACATCGCCTCGGCCCTGGTCGTCAACATGACGCTCAACTTCCCCGGGATGATCCTCCTTGAAACGTCGCTCTCGTTCCTCGGCGTCGGCGTCCAGCCCCCGATGAGCTCGCTCGGCACGATGCTCGGGTTCGGTCGCGACTACCTCACGACCGCCTGGTGGATCGCCGTCGTCCCCGGGGTCGTGATCGTGCTCTCGACCCTCTCGATGTCGATCCTCGGCGACTACGTGCAGCAAAAGCTCGAACCCGCCTCGCGATAA
- the ilvD gene encoding dihydroxy-acid dehydratase, whose translation MRSDRLTKGAAAAPQRAILKALGLSDAEIERPLIGIVNSQNDIVPGHVNLDKITEAVKVGVALGGGTPVVFPAIAVCDGLAMGHAGMKYSLVSRELIADSVETMASAHPFDGLVLVAACDKNVPGLLMAAARLNVPSIVISGGAMLAGRTTDGCRLSYSDVAEAVGAHATGRIDAVRFLEVENKCCPTCGSCSGMFTANSMNCLTEVLGMALPGNGTIPAVMSARIRLAKVAGMRVMDLVREDVRPRDLMTREAFENALTVDMALGCSTNSMLHLPAIAHECGFELDLSVANTIARRTPNLCHLAPAGCHYIEDLDRAGGIPAVMNELGKKGLLNEECRTVSGETIGEILRKGRVLDHEVVRPIENPYGKEGGIAVLKGNLAPEGCVVKRSAVADAMLCHEGPARVFDNEESAIAAIHSGAIRPGDVVVIRYEGPKGGPGMREMLNPTAAIVGAGLGETVALVTDGRFSGATRGAALGHVSPEAADGGPIALLREGDRIRIDIPGHTISVDVSDEELARRRAEWQAPEPRIRTGVLARYAKLVSSGMSGAVLT comes from the coding sequence ATGCGAAGCGATCGACTCACGAAGGGAGCCGCCGCGGCACCGCAACGCGCCATTCTGAAGGCCCTCGGTCTTTCCGACGCCGAAATCGAGCGGCCGCTCATCGGGATCGTGAATTCGCAAAACGACATTGTTCCGGGGCACGTGAACCTCGACAAGATCACCGAAGCCGTGAAGGTCGGGGTGGCGCTCGGGGGCGGCACGCCCGTGGTTTTCCCCGCGATCGCCGTCTGCGACGGGCTTGCCATGGGGCACGCCGGGATGAAGTATTCGCTCGTGAGCCGCGAGCTCATCGCCGACAGCGTCGAAACGATGGCTTCGGCTCATCCCTTTGACGGGCTCGTTCTCGTCGCGGCCTGCGACAAGAATGTTCCGGGGCTGCTCATGGCCGCTGCACGCCTCAACGTGCCGAGCATCGTCATTTCCGGGGGCGCCATGCTCGCGGGCCGCACGACGGACGGTTGCCGCCTTTCCTATTCCGACGTCGCCGAAGCGGTCGGGGCGCATGCGACGGGTCGCATCGACGCGGTGCGTTTTCTTGAAGTCGAAAACAAGTGTTGCCCGACCTGCGGCTCCTGCTCGGGGATGTTCACGGCGAACTCCATGAACTGCCTTACCGAAGTCCTCGGCATGGCCCTTCCCGGCAACGGCACGATTCCCGCCGTCATGTCCGCCCGCATCCGCTTGGCCAAAGTTGCGGGCATGCGCGTGATGGACCTCGTTCGTGAAGACGTTCGTCCGCGCGACCTGATGACGCGCGAAGCGTTTGAAAATGCGCTCACGGTCGACATGGCGCTCGGCTGCTCGACGAATTCGATGCTGCACCTTCCGGCGATCGCGCACGAGTGCGGGTTCGAGCTCGATTTGTCGGTCGCGAATACGATCGCCCGCCGAACGCCCAACCTCTGCCACTTGGCACCGGCCGGGTGCCATTACATCGAAGATCTCGACCGTGCGGGCGGGATTCCCGCCGTCATGAACGAACTCGGTAAGAAGGGGCTTTTGAACGAAGAGTGTCGCACGGTGTCTGGCGAAACGATCGGCGAGATCCTGCGCAAAGGCCGGGTGCTTGATCACGAGGTCGTCCGTCCGATCGAGAACCCGTACGGGAAGGAAGGCGGCATTGCGGTGCTCAAAGGAAATCTCGCTCCCGAAGGGTGCGTGGTGAAGAGGAGCGCCGTGGCGGATGCGATGCTCTGTCACGAAGGGCCCGCCCGGGTCTTCGACAACGAAGAGTCGGCGATCGCCGCCATCCATTCGGGTGCGATCCGTCCGGGGGACGTGGTGGTCATCCGTTACGAAGGCCCGAAGGGGGGACCCGGCATGCGCGAAATGCTCAACCCCACCGCCGCCATCGTCGGTGCGGGTCTCGGCGAAACGGTGGCGCTCGTTACCGACGGGCGTTTCTCGGGGGCGACCCGAGGAGCGGCCCTCGGACACGTCTCTCCCGAAGCCGCGGACGGCGGCCCGATTGCGCTCCTTCGCGAAGGCGATCGGATCCGTATCGACATCCCCGGTCACACGATCTCGGTCGACGTGTCGGATGAAGAGCTCGCGCGGCGTCGCGCCGAATGGCAGGCTCCCGAACCCCGCATCCGTACGGGGGTGCTCGCACGCTACGCGAAGCTCGTGAGTTCGGGCATGTCGGGAGCCGTCCTCACGTAA
- a CDS encoding flavodoxin family protein, whose translation MSAFDTASETQTATVRGSTPLIVISSRTGNTLMLAHAICDAWPGSVLMKPEDLPEDLSPYNPVLLGFWCDRGMAPEDMQEAAKRFEGKRIGCFATMGGNPDDEKSKDWMRRTSEELVASGRGNTLVETFLCRGRIDPELFARMTAALGGTVSPEREARRQAAETHPDRLDLSRGVEIFRSVFGANW comes from the coding sequence ATGTCTGCTTTCGATACCGCTTCCGAAACCCAAACCGCTACCGTCCGCGGCTCGACGCCTCTCATCGTGATCAGCTCCCGCACCGGCAACACGCTCATGCTCGCGCATGCGATTTGCGACGCCTGGCCGGGATCGGTCCTCATGAAGCCCGAAGATCTCCCCGAGGATCTATCGCCCTACAACCCCGTGCTCCTCGGCTTCTGGTGCGACCGCGGCATGGCCCCCGAAGACATGCAAGAGGCCGCGAAGCGCTTCGAAGGAAAGCGCATCGGGTGCTTTGCGACGATGGGCGGAAACCCCGACGACGAAAAGTCGAAGGACTGGATGCGCCGCACGTCCGAAGAGCTCGTCGCCTCGGGTCGCGGCAACACGCTCGTTGAAACGTTCCTCTGCCGGGGCCGCATCGACCCGGAACTCTTCGCGCGCATGACGGCCGCTTTGGGCGGCACCGTGAGCCCCGAACGCGAAGCGCGCCGGCAGGCGGCGGAAACCCACCCCGACCGCCTGGACCTCTCGCGCGGCGTGGAAATTTTCCGGAGCGTCTTCGGCGCGAACTGGTGA
- a CDS encoding aldo/keto reductase has product MLPIIDRIPTSPDDRYALSDGNSIPCIGYGTWRVKDREDGARVCEEAVRAGYRHFDTAYLYGSEGSVGEAVRTSGIARSEFFVTTKVWKDDLSAEGARRELGVSLERLGLDYVDLLLIHWPRRSAEDADWKRAITETWNAFQDFKAEGLVKSIGVANFLPHHFATLEGETPVVNQIEVHPGYLQEEVIRYCRERGILVEAWAPLGQSRLMTNDVVRAIAEKHGVTPARVCLRFSLELGLLPIAKSADPERMRANRDVFNFALDDEDRAALFGLPEKTGWSGEHPDDAIPMPDPSKL; this is encoded by the coding sequence ATGCTTCCCATCATCGATCGCATCCCGACGTCGCCCGACGACCGCTACGCGCTTTCGGACGGGAATTCGATTCCCTGCATCGGTTACGGCACCTGGCGCGTCAAAGACCGCGAAGACGGCGCGCGCGTGTGCGAAGAGGCCGTCCGAGCGGGCTACCGTCACTTCGATACGGCCTACCTCTACGGGTCCGAAGGGAGTGTCGGCGAAGCCGTTCGCACGAGTGGTATCGCTCGGAGCGAATTCTTTGTGACCACCAAAGTCTGGAAAGACGACCTCTCGGCTGAAGGCGCCCGACGCGAGCTCGGCGTCTCGCTCGAACGACTCGGCCTCGACTACGTCGACCTCCTCCTCATCCATTGGCCCCGCCGCTCGGCGGAGGACGCCGACTGGAAGCGCGCGATCACGGAAACTTGGAACGCCTTTCAGGACTTCAAGGCCGAAGGCCTCGTGAAGTCGATCGGCGTCGCGAACTTCCTCCCGCACCACTTTGCGACCTTGGAAGGCGAAACGCCCGTCGTGAACCAGATCGAGGTCCATCCCGGCTACCTTCAGGAAGAGGTGATTCGCTATTGCCGCGAACGCGGGATCCTCGTCGAAGCTTGGGCGCCTCTGGGGCAAAGCCGCCTGATGACGAACGACGTCGTCCGTGCGATTGCCGAAAAGCACGGCGTGACGCCCGCCCGAGTGTGTTTGCGCTTCTCGCTCGAACTCGGCCTTTTGCCGATTGCGAAGTCCGCGGACCCCGAACGCATGCGCGCCAACCGCGACGTTTTCAACTTCGCGCTTGACGACGAAGACCGCGCGGCGCTCTTCGGTCTTCCCGAAAAGACGGGCTGGTCGGGCGAACACCCCGACGACGCGATCCCGATGCCGGACCCCTCGAAGCTTTGA